The following coding sequences are from one Veillonella rodentium window:
- a CDS encoding DUF805 domain-containing protein, which produces MIDRETALLKQNIYDLLHNTRIRRNDFLFILIGCFFTYFIGNGVINNLSLDCELMYYVRYIYKLLGVGVVLELSRRRLHDFGCSGKWLCIWSLIGGVVYARYYYELYSVEGLYVSFFEQIFLVELAIIFIPLVLLYFLPSNQFHNKYGDSRVQMVSSECSIGYLSSKIALANEKGILEYLMDIYIYQLFCFNGRAKRVEAIIGVASLSTIMTLNVNILSILLTFKNAIGVAWLTPISLGIFFLLYFYTIFSILMLFARRLHDSLYSTFWLILLPIPFLNIFIIYRLFVKGSWDIRSSIKESS; this is translated from the coding sequence ATGATAGATAGAGAGACAGCCCTATTAAAACAAAATATATATGATTTATTGCATAATACAAGAATCCGTAGAAATGATTTTTTATTTATTTTAATAGGCTGTTTTTTTACCTATTTTATCGGGAATGGAGTTATTAATAATTTATCCCTAGATTGTGAGTTAATGTATTATGTAAGATACATTTATAAGTTATTGGGGGTGGGAGTAGTATTAGAATTAAGTAGGCGTAGACTGCATGATTTTGGATGCTCAGGAAAATGGTTATGTATATGGAGTTTAATAGGCGGCGTCGTATATGCTCGATATTATTATGAGTTATATTCTGTTGAAGGGTTATATGTGTCCTTTTTTGAACAAATCTTCCTTGTTGAATTAGCCATTATTTTCATTCCTCTAGTATTGCTGTATTTTTTACCTAGTAATCAATTTCACAATAAATATGGAGATAGTCGTGTTCAGATGGTTTCTTCAGAATGCTCTATTGGATATTTAAGTTCTAAGATAGCATTAGCTAATGAAAAGGGAATTCTAGAATATTTAATGGATATCTATATTTATCAATTATTTTGTTTCAATGGTAGAGCTAAACGTGTAGAAGCAATTATAGGCGTCGCTTCATTAAGTACAATTATGACTTTAAATGTAAATATATTATCAATTCTTCTTACGTTTAAAAATGCAATTGGAGTAGCCTGGCTTACACCTATATCTTTGGGGATATTTTTCTTACTATATTTTTATACTATTTTCTCGATTTTGATGTTATTTGCTCGTCGATTACATGATAGTTTATATAGTACCTTTTGGTTGATATTATTACCGATTCCATTTTTAAATATCTTTATAATCTATAGATTATTTGTAAAAGGCAGTTGGGATATAAGAAGCAGCATAAAAGAAAGTAGTTAA
- the cobI gene encoding precorrin-2 C(20)-methyltransferase — translation MKGKLYGIGVGPGDSELMTVKAARIVGEADIIITPKTEKKDGSVALNIAQPYIQEHTEIVPVVFPMVLDDATQQEGWEEAKRIILSYLDQGKSVVFLTLGDPMFYSTYMYVYRLIENTGHEIETIPGITAFCAIGSHLGYPIVEKEEVLAIVPATAPKEKIDAVLAVADDVVIMKVYKNFDEVQEVLLKHNMADDAVMISRVGLPDEQVFVGLDNMPKDSKLNYLSTILAKRKDR, via the coding sequence ATGAAAGGTAAGTTATATGGCATTGGCGTAGGCCCTGGTGATTCTGAATTGATGACTGTGAAAGCTGCGCGTATTGTAGGTGAAGCGGATATTATTATTACACCGAAAACGGAAAAGAAAGACGGCTCTGTAGCACTGAATATTGCACAGCCGTACATTCAGGAGCATACGGAAATCGTTCCCGTTGTATTCCCGATGGTCTTGGATGATGCGACTCAACAGGAAGGCTGGGAAGAGGCGAAACGCATTATTCTGTCCTATTTGGATCAAGGTAAGAGCGTCGTATTCTTAACCCTTGGTGACCCTATGTTCTACAGTACATATATGTATGTATATCGCTTGATTGAAAATACGGGTCATGAAATCGAAACGATTCCCGGCATTACGGCCTTTTGTGCTATCGGTTCGCACTTGGGATATCCTATCGTAGAGAAGGAAGAGGTTCTCGCTATTGTTCCTGCTACCGCGCCGAAGGAAAAAATCGATGCTGTACTGGCCGTTGCGGATGATGTGGTTATTATGAAAGTTTATAAGAACTTTGATGAAGTGCAAGAGGTGCTGTTAAAGCATAATATGGCGGATGATGCGGTGATGATCAGTCGCGTGGGTTTGCCTGATGAACAGGTTTTTGTAGGTCTTGATAATATGCCTAAAGATTCAAAACTTAACTATTTATCTACGATTCTTGCAAAGCGCAAGGACCGTTAA
- the cobO gene encoding cob(I)yrinic acid a,c-diamide adenosyltransferase — translation MSDRGLILVNTGNGKGKTTAALGVALRAVGQGFKVLILQFIKSGNGYGELAGLAKLGDNIEIRSMGKGFIYYKRDEISPAELDRHKKAAQEAWRTLVDEVNSDKWDLIIMDEINNAINYELIDVQSVVDMLQHKPERLHVILTGRYAKPEIIELADTVTEMKVVKHAYEKGIKAAKGIEF, via the coding sequence ATGAGTGATCGTGGTTTGATTTTGGTCAATACCGGCAACGGTAAAGGGAAAACGACAGCTGCTTTGGGTGTAGCGTTACGTGCTGTAGGGCAAGGCTTTAAGGTCTTGATTTTACAGTTTATAAAAAGCGGTAACGGCTATGGAGAATTGGCAGGCCTCGCGAAGTTGGGGGATAATATAGAGATCCGTTCCATGGGGAAGGGCTTTATCTATTATAAGAGAGATGAAATATCTCCGGCGGAATTGGATCGACACAAGAAGGCCGCTCAGGAGGCCTGGCGTACTTTGGTTGATGAGGTTAACTCAGATAAATGGGATCTCATTATCATGGATGAAATTAATAATGCTATTAACTATGAGCTCATCGATGTGCAATCTGTAGTAGATATGCTACAACATAAGCCGGAACGCCTCCATGTCATTTTGACGGGCCGTTATGCAAAGCCTGAGATTATCGAGTTGGCGGATACGGTAACGGAAATGAAGGTTGTCAAGCACGCTTATGAAAAGGGAATCAAGGCTGCCAAGGGCATAGAATTTTAG
- a CDS encoding class II SORL domain-containing protein — MAVHDYIKSGDFATEKHVPVIETVDTVKAGETFHVTLSVGKDIAHPNTVEHHIDWIKLYFVAEGTQLPYEIGAIDFNVHGDGATANEGPVVAVSEGTLAVALKKSGKLIAVSYCNIHGLWESEKDIVVA; from the coding sequence ATGGCTGTTCATGACTACATTAAATCCGGCGATTTCGCAACTGAAAAACACGTTCCTGTAATTGAAACTGTGGATACTGTAAAAGCAGGTGAAACTTTCCATGTAACATTGTCCGTAGGTAAGGACATTGCACATCCAAATACGGTAGAACATCATATCGATTGGATTAAATTGTACTTCGTAGCGGAAGGCACTCAATTACCTTACGAAATCGGTGCTATCGATTTCAACGTGCATGGTGACGGTGCAACTGCTAATGAAGGCCCTGTAGTGGCTGTTTCTGAAGGTACTCTTGCAGTAGCGTTGAAGAAATCCGGCAAATTGATTGCTGTTTCTTACTGCAACATCCACGGTTTGTGGGAATCTGAAAAAGATATCGTTGTTGCTTAA
- a CDS encoding sirohydrochlorin cobaltochelatase yields the protein MKQAILVVAFGSTVDSAREQNIDSVVKYISKSFPDYTVKLAFSSRIIVKRLRERGITIPTEQGALEQLIQDGYTHVYVQPLHFTGGEEFDKLKHNILAHEGEGRLEVLRVGRPLVYYMAQEEHPDDYQILIDRFIKSLNISGEDGLLLVGHGGLGSGNSSYGNLQFKLIRAGFTNVRVAVLENAPYITDVALPWDWLDGKRPNRIYVHPLLLVLGDHAQNDLFGDADDSVINEIAAAGYEVEPINSALGEYDVIHDIFRQHVQDCIDDIYGKRSAHRPAIPNIK from the coding sequence ATGAAACAAGCGATTTTAGTGGTAGCTTTCGGCTCCACGGTTGACAGTGCTCGTGAACAGAATATTGATTCCGTTGTGAAGTATATTAGTAAATCCTTTCCCGATTATACGGTAAAGCTTGCCTTTTCATCTCGTATTATCGTGAAGCGATTGCGCGAGCGGGGGATTACCATTCCTACTGAGCAGGGAGCGCTGGAACAGCTCATTCAGGACGGGTATACTCATGTGTATGTACAGCCGTTACATTTTACGGGCGGTGAAGAGTTTGATAAGCTGAAACATAACATTCTGGCTCATGAAGGGGAAGGTCGGCTTGAAGTGTTGCGTGTTGGTAGACCTCTCGTGTACTACATGGCACAGGAGGAGCATCCGGATGACTATCAGATTTTAATCGATCGTTTTATCAAGTCTTTGAATATTTCCGGTGAGGACGGTCTACTGCTGGTCGGTCATGGCGGTCTCGGTTCGGGGAATTCTTCGTATGGTAATTTACAATTTAAATTGATTCGTGCGGGTTTCACTAATGTCCGCGTGGCTGTTCTTGAAAATGCGCCATACATTACGGATGTGGCTTTGCCTTGGGACTGGCTGGATGGGAAGCGGCCGAACCGAATTTATGTACATCCTTTATTGCTCGTATTAGGTGATCATGCACAAAATGATCTCTTCGGTGATGCAGATGACAGTGTAATCAACGAAATTGCTGCGGCCGGTTATGAGGTTGAACCGATTAATAGCGCCCTTGGCGAATATGATGTGATCCACGATATTTTCCGTCAACATGTGCAGGATTGCATCGACGATATATATGGTAAGCGCAGTGCCCATCGGCCTGCTATTCCGAATATCAAATAG
- a CDS encoding cobyrinate a,c-diamide synthase, protein MNTVQIPRVVIAGTNSGVGKTTIVAGLLAAYAGEGRTVQSFKVGPDYIDPGFHKIASGRDSYNLDTWLVPSHKLNPFFASMANGVDLAIIEGVMGLYDGGREGVSSTAQIAKQLQAPVVLVIDCKAMGESGAAIAKGFRDYDPEVNFGGVILNRLGSVNHERMIREGMDKIGVSVIGAIYRDDRMHSPERHLGLTPVTESDPTEAIATIRSAVEKMVDLERLFSIASSAPAIELPEATDTTHMQKKAKIGVAYDEAFSFYYPASLAALEKKGAELVYFSPLNDVEIPSVDGLIFGGGFPEMFLHQLSANEAMKSSIREASEQGMPIYAECGGLMYLCETIHDFEGSVYDTVGIVPANCKMQQNLQKVGYVTATAKRDTLLGDTGASLRGHEFHFSTMEPTIEDFPWAFHLEGGRKPQSYDGGYASNNVLASYLHLNFAGTDEGAQHFVNRCEAFKNNR, encoded by the coding sequence ATGAACACAGTACAGATTCCACGCGTTGTTATTGCCGGCACTAATTCAGGTGTAGGTAAGACGACTATTGTAGCAGGTTTATTAGCGGCTTATGCAGGGGAAGGACGTACGGTGCAATCTTTTAAAGTGGGCCCGGATTATATTGATCCGGGCTTTCATAAAATTGCATCCGGTCGAGATAGTTATAATTTAGATACGTGGCTGGTACCGTCTCACAAGTTGAATCCCTTTTTTGCATCGATGGCGAACGGTGTAGACCTCGCTATTATCGAAGGAGTGATGGGGCTTTACGATGGTGGACGAGAGGGCGTGAGCAGTACGGCTCAAATCGCCAAACAATTACAGGCGCCGGTGGTGCTCGTTATCGACTGCAAGGCTATGGGTGAAAGCGGCGCCGCTATCGCCAAAGGGTTTCGAGATTATGATCCGGAGGTTAATTTCGGAGGTGTTATATTAAACCGTTTGGGATCGGTTAACCATGAGCGCATGATTCGTGAAGGCATGGATAAAATAGGTGTTTCCGTAATCGGAGCTATTTATCGTGATGACCGTATGCATTCACCGGAACGTCATCTCGGGTTGACTCCGGTAACAGAGTCGGATCCGACGGAAGCTATTGCAACGATCCGCAGCGCTGTGGAAAAGATGGTGGACTTAGAGCGGTTGTTTTCTATTGCATCGAGTGCGCCGGCAATTGAATTGCCGGAAGCGACCGATACAACGCATATGCAGAAAAAAGCTAAAATAGGCGTTGCCTATGATGAAGCTTTTTCTTTTTATTATCCTGCCAGCCTTGCGGCATTAGAGAAAAAGGGGGCTGAGCTTGTATATTTCAGTCCTCTCAATGATGTTGAGATTCCTTCTGTTGACGGGCTCATTTTTGGCGGAGGATTTCCGGAGATGTTTTTACATCAGTTATCCGCCAATGAAGCTATGAAGTCATCGATTCGTGAAGCCAGCGAACAGGGAATGCCAATTTATGCGGAATGTGGCGGCCTCATGTATTTATGTGAAACGATTCATGATTTTGAAGGTTCTGTATATGATACAGTTGGTATCGTGCCCGCTAATTGCAAGATGCAGCAAAATCTGCAAAAGGTAGGGTATGTGACGGCTACGGCTAAACGAGATACCTTGTTGGGCGATACAGGGGCGAGCTTACGCGGTCATGAATTCCATTTTTCCACGATGGAGCCTACCATTGAAGATTTCCCGTGGGCTTTTCACCTGGAGGGCGGGCGTAAACCTCAATCCTATGATGGAGGTTATGCATCGAATAATGTGTTGGCATCGTATCTGCATTTGAATTTTGCCGGCACCGATGAAGGGGCTCAGCATTTCGTAAATCGATGTGAGGCATTTAAAAATAACCGATAA
- a CDS encoding aspartate kinase, whose translation MALIVKKFGGSSVATPEKIFNIVDRVIREKQSDDQIVVVVSAMGDTTDDLVALAKQVTSKPYGREMDRLLCTGEQVTIALMAMAFIERGQKAISMTGAQAGITSSDNFNKGRILEIDPNRVFTALNEGNIVVVAGFQGITDIGDMVTLGRGGSDTTAVALAGAMEADVCEIFTDVDGVYSTDPRVAKEAFKLEEVTYGEMLEMARLGAGVMQPRAVEMGFRYGVPIHVRSTFSDTTGTIIREDYTVEANKHVITGVADDTNTAKVALVGVENKPGIAATVFKALAEKNVDVDMIVQSIRSKNEPKTDLIFTIALDDVVLAREVLAQLQQSIDIEAVNIDEKMAKVSIIGAGMLGQPGVAAQMFDILSKEGINIEIISTSEISISCLVAEDRVKDAVRVIHNGLILDKRG comes from the coding sequence GTGGCCTTAATCGTTAAAAAATTCGGTGGCAGTTCTGTAGCAACACCGGAAAAAATATTCAATATCGTCGATCGCGTTATTAGAGAGAAGCAATCTGACGATCAGATTGTTGTCGTTGTTTCCGCGATGGGGGACACTACTGATGATTTGGTAGCCCTAGCAAAGCAAGTGACATCGAAACCATATGGTCGTGAAATGGACCGGTTATTATGTACCGGGGAACAGGTTACAATCGCGTTGATGGCTATGGCTTTCATTGAGCGTGGACAAAAGGCCATTTCCATGACAGGGGCTCAAGCGGGTATTACAAGTTCTGACAATTTTAATAAAGGTCGTATTCTTGAGATTGACCCGAACCGTGTGTTTACAGCCCTTAACGAAGGTAATATCGTTGTCGTTGCGGGATTTCAGGGGATTACCGATATTGGCGATATGGTTACCCTCGGGCGCGGAGGTTCCGATACGACTGCGGTAGCTCTGGCAGGTGCGATGGAAGCGGATGTATGTGAGATATTTACTGATGTTGACGGCGTGTATTCGACGGATCCTCGCGTGGCGAAGGAAGCTTTTAAATTGGAAGAGGTCACGTACGGTGAAATGCTTGAAATGGCCCGCCTCGGTGCAGGGGTAATGCAACCTCGCGCCGTAGAAATGGGTTTTCGATATGGCGTACCTATTCATGTGCGTTCTACATTCAGTGATACAACAGGTACAATTATTCGGGAGGATTATACAGTGGAAGCAAATAAACACGTTATTACCGGCGTTGCAGATGATACAAATACAGCAAAAGTGGCTCTCGTAGGCGTTGAGAATAAGCCGGGCATCGCGGCAACCGTATTTAAAGCGTTGGCAGAGAAAAATGTGGATGTGGATATGATTGTTCAATCTATCCGTTCTAAAAATGAGCCTAAGACGGATCTTATTTTTACAATTGCTTTGGATGATGTCGTATTGGCGCGTGAAGTATTGGCGCAACTGCAACAGTCCATCGACATTGAAGCTGTCAATATCGATGAAAAAATGGCGAAAGTATCCATCATCGGTGCCGGCATGTTAGGTCAACCGGGCGTTGCGGCTCAAATGTTCGATATCCTCAGTAAAGAGGGAATCAATATTGAAATCATTTCGACTTCTGAAATCAGTATCTCCTGCCTCGTTGCGGAAGATCGTGTGAAAGATGCGGTACGCGTAATCCATAATGGTTTGATATTAGACAAACGAGGTTAA
- a CDS encoding sirohydrochlorin cobaltochelatase, with translation MKGIIIASFGSIYQDAVEKSIGSIEQKVRTMYADMEVRRVFLSDALVEKWNEKYDDKISSFTDIMQDFARIGVDEVYIQPVTLVSDQCYQLMRKQALKFLHSNDYGFSQVNIGKPLLTSLGVKNYADDYEATLEGIIRHVNTKALNKSVVLMANGQNQLEFSTLQLKAMYGAAPNIAVFTTNGFPTFKQALTLLDRMGHKDVLVVPLALIGSTHLMDYLGGERSDSIYALLAEEGYNVSIWNEGLGENPYVQDLFLKHLGQAIRMSDRRRSTPRESVKPVMTSSSRVEVQGLIS, from the coding sequence ATGAAAGGTATCATTATTGCATCCTTTGGATCAATTTATCAAGATGCGGTGGAAAAATCCATTGGCAGTATAGAACAAAAAGTGCGCACCATGTATGCTGATATGGAGGTACGTCGCGTATTCTTATCCGATGCACTGGTTGAAAAGTGGAATGAGAAATATGATGATAAAATTTCTTCTTTCACAGATATCATGCAGGACTTTGCACGTATCGGAGTGGATGAGGTGTACATTCAACCTGTTACATTGGTATCGGATCAATGTTATCAGTTGATGCGTAAACAGGCTCTAAAATTTTTACACAGTAACGATTACGGATTTTCGCAGGTGAATATCGGAAAACCGCTTCTTACATCGTTAGGTGTAAAAAATTATGCGGATGACTATGAAGCTACGTTAGAAGGTATTATTCGTCACGTGAATACAAAAGCGTTGAATAAATCTGTTGTATTGATGGCGAACGGCCAGAATCAGTTGGAGTTCAGTACGTTGCAGCTGAAAGCGATGTATGGTGCGGCCCCTAATATTGCGGTGTTTACGACGAACGGATTCCCTACATTTAAGCAGGCTCTTACATTGCTTGACCGCATGGGTCACAAAGACGTTCTTGTGGTACCGTTGGCGCTCATCGGCTCTACGCATCTTATGGATTATCTTGGCGGTGAACGTTCCGATTCGATTTATGCGTTGCTTGCGGAAGAAGGCTATAATGTATCTATCTGGAATGAAGGTCTTGGGGAAAATCCATATGTTCAGGATTTATTCCTGAAGCATTTGGGCCAGGCCATTCGCATGTCTGACCGTAGACGTAGTACGCCCAGAGAATCCGTGAAACCGGTTATGACATCCTCTTCTCGCGTTGAAGTACAAGGCTTGATTTCCTAG